A region of Arabidopsis thaliana chromosome 5, partial sequence DNA encodes the following proteins:
- a CDS encoding Trypsin family protein (Trypsin family protein; FUNCTIONS IN: catalytic activity; INVOLVED IN: biological_process unknown; LOCATED IN: cellular_component unknown; CONTAINS InterPro DOMAIN/s: Serine/cysteine peptidase, trypsin-like (InterPro:IPR009003); BEST Arabidopsis thaliana protein match is: Trypsin family protein (TAIR:AT2G35155.1); Has 134 Blast hits to 134 proteins in 31 species: Archae - 0; Bacteria - 55; Metazoa - 0; Fungi - 0; Plants - 79; Viruses - 0; Other Eukaryotes - 0 (source: NCBI BLink).): MEGKRLDLRFHHSTSSQSVESAALDLDKNVYNHIKLASSSPLQPFPSGAQHPETSAAAAYFSWPTSSRLNDSAEDRANYFANLQKGVLPESFDGLPTGKKATTLLELMMIRAFHSKNLRRFSLGTAIGFRIRRGVLTNIAAILVFVARKVHKQWLNPLQCLPTALEGPGGVWCDVDVVEFQYYGAPAQTPKEQVYTELVDDLRGSGSSIGSGSQVASQETYGTLGAIVKSKTGIRQVGFLTNRHVAVDLDYPSQKMFHPLPPSLGPGVYLGAVERATSFITDDLWYGIFAGTNPETFVRADGAFIPFAEDFNTNNVTTTVKGIGEIGDIHATDLQSPVNSLIGRKVVKVGRSSGLTTGTIMAYALEYNDEKGICFLTDFLVVGENQQTFDLEGDSGSLILLAAGDEKNEKPRPVGIIWGGTANRGRLKLKVGEQPENWTSGVDLGRVLNLLELDLITSNEGLQAAVLEQRNGIMCAAVDSTVVESSPGVCNISRCKTGENFEPINLNVQQVLIEDDNSNIHPEFQIEDVLESVAVIEEHQFIPSSSNNGSALHQKPNGPENLESKNLSSLKTSSSGDEIGFSLQLGESDTKKRKRTDSPDGSQEDEE, encoded by the exons ATGGAAGGAAAGAGATTGGATCTTAGATTTCATCACTCTACATCATCACAATCTGTGGAATCTGCTGcattggatttggataaaaatgtTTACAATCATATTAAATTGGCGTCTTCATCGCCGCTTCAACCGTTTCCATCAGGCGCTCAGCATCCTGAAACTAGTGCTGCTGCTGCTTACTTCTCTTGGCCTACTTCAAGTAGATTGAATGATTCAGCGGAAGACAGAGCAAACTATTTTGCAAATCTTCAAAAAGGTGTTTTGCCTGAAAGTTTTGATGGTTTACCTACTGGGAAGAAAGCTACTACATTGCTTGAGTTGATGATGATTAGAGCTTTTCATAGTAAGAATTTAAGGAGGTTTAGTCTCGGTACGGCTATTGGATTTCGGATTCGACGAGGTGTTTTGACAAATATAGCGgctattcttgtttttgttgctcGGAAAGTTCACAAGCAATGGCTTAATCCTCTTCAGTGTTTACCTACAGCCTTGGAG GGTCCTGGAGGAGTTTGGTGTGATGTAGATGTTGTTGAGTTTCAATATTATGGTGCACCTGCGCAAACACCTAAAGAGCAGGTGTATACAGAGCTTGTTGATGATCTGAGAGGCAGTGGTTCGTCCATAGGATCTGGTTCACAG GTGGCTAGCCAAGAGACATATGGAACCTTAGGTGCAATTGTAAAGAGTAAAACTGGTATCAGACAGGTTGGTTTCCTAACAAACCGGCATGTTGCAGTTGATTTAGACTACCCAAGCCAGAAGATGTTTCATCCATTGCCACCTAGCCTCGGACCCGGAGTCTACTTAGGTGCAGTGGAAAGAGCAACTTCATTCATTACCGATGACCTTTGGTATGGCATTTTCGCTGGAACTAACCCAG AAACATTTGTTCGAGCTGATGGAGCCTTCATTCCATTTGCCGAGGACTTCAATACGAACAATGTAACCACAACTGTCAAAGGGATTGGTGAGATTGGTGATATCCATGCTACTGATCTACAGTCTCCAGTTAACAGTCTAATAGGAAGAAAAGTTGTCAAAGTTGGAAGAAGCTCGGGTTTGACCACTGGGACCATAATGGCTTACGCGTTGGAATACAATGACGAGAAAGGAATTTGTTTCCTAACcgattttcttgttgttggtGAAAACCAGCAGACTTTTGATCTTGAGGGTGATAGTGGAAGCCTTATTCTGTTGGCTGCGGGCGATGAGAAGAACGAGAAACCGCGACCTGTTGGAATCATATGGGGAGGAACAGCAAACAGGGGACGGTTGAAGCTAAAAGTGGGGGAACAACCTGAGAATTGGACAAGTGGAGTTGATCTTGGCAGAGTTCTTAATCTTCTTGAGCTTGATCTCATTACTTCCAATGAGGGTCTTCAAG CTGCGGTGCTGGAACAGAGAAACGGTATTATGTGTGCTGCGGTTGATTCCACCGTCGTGGAATCATCTCCTGGTGTGTGCAATATTTCCAGGTGTAAAACGGGTGAGAACTTTGAGCCTATTAACTTGAATGTCCAGCAAGTTCTTATAGAAGACGACAACTCAAACATTCACCCAGAGTTCCAAATAGAAGACGTGTTAGAATCAGTGGCTGTGATCGAAGAACACCAGTTCATTCCAAGTTCAAGCAACAACGGATCCGCACTTCATCAGAAACCTAATGGACCAGAGAATCTCGAATCCAAGAACCTGTCTTCGCTTAAGACTAGTAGCTCAGGTGATGAGATAGGCTTTTCTTTGCAGTTAGGTGAGTCagatacaaagaaaagaaagcgAACTGATTCACCAGATGGttctcaagaagatgaagagtgA
- a CDS encoding Glutathione S-transferase family protein (Glutathione S-transferase family protein; LOCATED IN: cellular_component unknown; EXPRESSED IN: 22 plant structures; EXPRESSED DURING: 13 growth stages; CONTAINS InterPro DOMAIN/s: Glutathione S-transferase, predicted (InterPro:IPR016639), Glutathione S-transferase, C-terminal (InterPro:IPR004046), Glutathione S-transferase, C-terminal-like (InterPro:IPR010987), Glutathione S-transferase/chloride channel, C-terminal (InterPro:IPR017933), Thioredoxin-like fold (InterPro:IPR012336); BEST Arabidopsis thaliana protein match is: Glutathione S-transferase family protein (TAIR:AT4G19880.1).), whose product MARSGVDETSESGAFVRTASTFRNFVSQDPDSQFPAESGRYHLYISYACPWACRCLSYLKIKGLDEAITFSSVHAIWGRTKETDDHRGWVFPDSDTELPGAEPDYLNGAKSVRELYEIASPNYEGKYTVPVLWDKKLKTVVNNESSEIIRMFNTEFNGIAKTPSLDLYPSHLRDVINETNGWVFNGINNGVYKCGFARKQEPYNEAVNQLYEAVDRCEEVLGKQRYICGNTFTEADIRLFVTLIRFDEVYAVHFKCNKRLLREYPNIFNYIKDIYQIHGMSSTVNMEHIKQHYYGSHPTINPFGIIPHGPNIDYSSPHDRDRFSS is encoded by the exons ATGGCTAGGTCTGGGGTTGATGAGACATCAGAATCTGGAGCTTTTGTAAGAACAGCATCAACATTCCGCAACTTTGTTTCACAAGATCCTGATTCTCAGTTTCCAGCTGAATCAGGAAGATACCATCTTTACATATCTTATGCTTGTCCATGGGCTTGTAGATGTCTTTCTTACTTAAAGATCAAAGGACTTGATGAAGCAATCACCTTCTCG tcGGTTCATGCCATTTGGGGAAGAACCAAGGAAACTGATGATCATAGAGGATGGGTTTTCCCGGATTCGGATACCGAGCTCCCTGGAGCTGAGCCTGACTATCTTAATGGTGCCAAAAGTGTGAGAGAACTCTACGAGATTGCTAGCCCAAACTATGAAGGGAAGTACACTGTTCCT GTTCTTTGGGATAAGAAGCTTAAGACTGTTGTTAACAATGAGAGTTCAGAGATAATCCGGATGTTCAACACTGAGTTCAATGGTATTGCGAAAACCCCGTCACTTGACCTTTATCCTTCTCATCTCAGAGACGTAATCAACGAGACTAACGGATGGGTTTTCAACGGAATAAACAACGGTGTTTATAAATGTGGGTTTGCAAGGAAACAAGAACCCTATAATGAG GCAGTGAACCAGTTATATGAAGCAGTAGATAGATGTGAGGAAGTACTCGGAAAACAACGATACATCTGCGGAAACACTTTCACTGAAGCAGATATCCGATTATTCGTCACTCTCATAAGATTTGATGAG GTTTATGCAGTTCACTTCAAATGCAACAAGAGACTCTTACGGGAGTACCCGAATATCTTCAACTACATAAAAGACATTTACCAAATACACGGCATGAGTAGCACCGTAAACATGGAACACATTAAGCAACATTACTACGGAAGCCACCCTACGATAAACCCATTCGGGATCATCCCTCACGGCCCCAATATCGACTACTCTTCGCCTCATGATCGCGACAGATTCTCCTcgtga
- the CYTC6A gene encoding Cytochrome c (Cytochrome c; FUNCTIONS IN: electron carrier activity, iron ion binding, heme binding; EXPRESSED IN: 21 plant structures; EXPRESSED DURING: 13 growth stages; CONTAINS InterPro DOMAIN/s: Cytochrome c, class I (InterPro:IPR003088), Cytochrome c domain (InterPro:IPR009056); Has 30201 Blast hits to 17322 proteins in 780 species: Archae - 12; Bacteria - 1396; Metazoa - 17338; Fungi - 3422; Plants - 5037; Viruses - 0; Other Eukaryotes - 2996 (source: NCBI BLink).), with the protein MRLVLSGASSFTSNLFCSSQQVNGRGKELKNPISLNHNKDLDFLLKKLAPPLTAVLLAVSPICFPPESLGQTLDIQRGATLFNRACIGCHDTGGNIIQPGATLFTKDLERNGVDTEEEIYRVTYFGKGRMPGFGEKCTPRGQCTFGPRLQDEEIKLLAEFVKFQADQGWPTVSTD; encoded by the exons ATGAGACTTGTTCTCTCTGGTGCCTCTTCTTTCACCTCCAACCTTTTTTGTTCCTCCCAACAG GTCAATGGAAGAGGAAAAGAACTGAAAAACCCAATTTCTCTAAACCACAACAAAGATTTGGACTTTCTGTTAAAGAAGTTAGCTCCGCCACTCACGGCGGTTTTACTTGCTGTTTCACCCATCTGTTTCCCTCCAG AATCTCTTGGGCAGACTTTGGATATACAGAGAGGAGCTACATTGTTTAATAGAGCTTGTATCGGGTGTCATGATACAGGTGGAAACATTATTCAACCT GGTGCAACGCTTTTCACAAAAGACCTCGAAAG AAATGGAGTTGATACTGAGGAAGAAATATATCGTGTTACCTACTTTGGAAAGGGAAGAATGCCG GGATTTGGTGAGAAATGCACACCGAGAGGACAATGTACCTTTGGACCGCGGTTGCAGGACGAAGAAATCAAGCTTCTCGCTGAATTTGTAAAGTTTCAAGCTGACCAAGGCTGGCCAACTGTATCTACGGACTAG